The Microbacterium sp. LWO12-1.2 genome includes a window with the following:
- a CDS encoding FAD-dependent oxidoreductase — protein sequence MNHEPPHEILVVGAGMVAHRFVESLLRRGGTGVRVTVVGDEDRAPYDRAGLTGLFSGATADDLTLDPSVFADERVELVPNDRVLRIDRSARSVTTRSRRRIDYDTLILATGSYAARAAVDGARLPGCFVYRTWDDLESLREFVPQRSKELGRSLRGAVIGGGWLGLGAAEALQGMDVDTLVVEDSDRLMPAELDTAAGGMLLPHLEARGIAFRTESQIAHLDPDESGAVTAMDFEDGSFRRVDVVVFAMGVHPRDELARNAGLEVHPGGGVIIDDRCATSDPRILAIGEVANFRDRIAGLVAPGHAMAEVVADRILGGDARLSGHDHSVNLTLSGVEVASFGDALARTPHAVEVTCTDADTGVYRKLVLSDDAQMLLGGILIGDASAYEALRPLVGTRLGADPSAYLETPGAGGDSGGAIARCEHFDMSHDQLLDSVRLAALTTFSAIFDHFGVGGSCEICTREVARILTVLAVPRQSGTVALTPSDPVMSEMHEGISLLARVPGGDVTPDGLIAVGLIAKEFALRTKIIAAQGIGMIGVHREQLPLIRARLLEAGFVAERSSLSSPHGFAEHGPLRPAIVKEGDADSAPIAGRVRQASR from the coding sequence ATGAACCACGAGCCGCCCCACGAGATTCTGGTCGTCGGCGCGGGGATGGTGGCGCATCGCTTCGTGGAGAGCCTCCTGCGGCGCGGAGGGACGGGTGTTCGGGTGACCGTCGTCGGCGACGAGGACCGCGCTCCCTACGATCGGGCGGGGCTGACGGGTCTCTTCTCCGGCGCGACGGCCGATGACCTCACCCTTGATCCTTCGGTGTTCGCGGATGAGCGGGTGGAGTTGGTCCCGAACGATCGGGTGCTGCGCATCGATCGGAGTGCACGAAGCGTGACCACCCGGTCACGACGCAGGATCGACTACGACACGCTCATACTCGCGACCGGTTCGTACGCTGCTCGCGCTGCAGTCGACGGGGCGCGTCTTCCCGGATGCTTCGTGTACCGGACCTGGGATGATCTCGAGTCGCTACGGGAGTTCGTGCCACAGCGATCGAAGGAACTCGGGCGGTCGCTGCGGGGCGCTGTGATCGGCGGAGGATGGCTGGGTCTTGGAGCGGCAGAGGCACTGCAGGGCATGGACGTCGACACGCTGGTGGTCGAGGACTCCGACCGGTTGATGCCCGCAGAACTCGACACGGCGGCCGGCGGGATGCTGCTCCCGCATCTGGAGGCGCGAGGCATCGCCTTCCGTACGGAGTCACAGATCGCGCATCTGGATCCCGATGAGTCAGGCGCTGTGACCGCGATGGACTTCGAGGACGGCTCGTTCCGGCGCGTCGACGTCGTGGTGTTCGCCATGGGCGTGCACCCCCGTGACGAGCTCGCGAGGAACGCGGGATTGGAGGTCCACCCCGGTGGCGGCGTCATCATCGACGACCGATGCGCGACGTCCGACCCGCGGATCCTGGCCATCGGAGAGGTGGCGAACTTCCGCGATCGCATCGCGGGGCTGGTCGCGCCGGGGCATGCCATGGCGGAGGTCGTCGCCGACCGGATACTCGGAGGGGACGCGCGGCTCTCCGGCCACGATCACTCGGTTAACCTCACGCTCTCCGGCGTCGAGGTGGCGAGCTTCGGCGACGCGCTGGCACGTACGCCCCACGCGGTCGAGGTGACCTGCACCGACGCCGATACCGGCGTGTACCGGAAGCTCGTGCTGTCGGACGACGCGCAGATGCTGCTCGGGGGCATTCTCATCGGAGACGCGTCCGCATACGAGGCGCTTCGTCCGCTCGTCGGCACACGGCTCGGCGCTGACCCTTCGGCGTATCTCGAGACCCCCGGAGCGGGAGGGGACAGCGGCGGCGCCATCGCGCGCTGTGAGCACTTCGATATGTCACATGACCAGCTCCTCGATTCCGTGCGTCTCGCCGCGCTGACGACGTTCAGCGCTATCTTCGATCACTTCGGGGTCGGTGGAAGCTGCGAGATCTGCACACGCGAGGTCGCCCGCATCCTCACCGTTCTCGCCGTCCCTCGGCAGTCCGGGACCGTCGCCCTCACCCCGTCCGATCCCGTGATGTCGGAGATGCACGAGGGGATCTCTCTCCTCGCGCGTGTGCCCGGCGGGGACGTCACTCCGGATGGGCTGATCGCCGTGGGACTGATCGCCAAGGAGTTCGCTCTGCGGACCAAGATCATCGCCGCGCAGGGAATCGGAATGATCGGCGTTCATCGAGAACAGCTCCCGCTGATCAGGGCGCGTCTCCTGGAGGCGGGGTTCGTCGCGGAACGGTCGTCCTTGTCGTCGCCTCATGGTTTCGCGGAGCACGGACCGCTCCGCCCGGCGATCGTGAAGGAGGGCGATGCGGATTCCGCGCCGATCGCAGGGCGCGTCCGACAGGCATCACGGTGA
- a CDS encoding DUF349 domain-containing protein, translating into MSATESSKPTPPVPAPPAVPLPRKVPKPAAVAPVAAAAPTKSDAAEWGRVADDGTVEVREGDAWRVVGQYPDGTPDEALAYFVRKFDDIAFKVHALEARHQAGGAAASDLVKQAGHVLEEATDAAAVGDLAGLRERLNALTSSLSEATAQEAQQAKELVDQAIAERTLLVERAEAIAARDLSKVQWKQVTAELGELFDAWQAQQQNGPRLSKGISQQLWKRFRDARAVVDKHRRAFYSELDDTHKSARDAKTRLVERAEALAPRGTDGIPAYRNLLDEWKAAGRAGRKADDALWARFKAAGDALYAARAEQSAAEEAESAPKIEARQALLEEAKAVADEPNIKRARSLLTNIQRQWDEQGRIFPREKERALDDRLRVIENALKAREEVDWKKNNPETKARANDMSSQLLEAIEKLEAELAAAEKAGDKKAAKTAADALEARRTWLNALGG; encoded by the coding sequence GTGTCTGCCACCGAATCCTCGAAGCCGACTCCGCCCGTTCCCGCTCCCCCGGCTGTGCCGCTGCCGCGCAAGGTCCCCAAGCCTGCCGCCGTCGCACCCGTCGCCGCAGCGGCACCGACGAAGTCCGACGCCGCCGAATGGGGTCGCGTCGCCGATGACGGCACGGTCGAGGTCCGCGAGGGCGACGCCTGGCGCGTCGTCGGCCAGTACCCCGACGGCACTCCCGATGAGGCTCTCGCCTACTTCGTGCGCAAGTTCGACGACATCGCCTTCAAGGTGCATGCGCTCGAGGCGCGTCATCAGGCCGGTGGCGCCGCTGCGAGCGACCTGGTCAAGCAGGCAGGGCACGTCCTCGAAGAGGCGACGGATGCGGCCGCGGTCGGCGATCTCGCCGGACTCCGCGAGCGGTTGAACGCTCTCACCTCGTCGCTGTCCGAGGCCACCGCGCAGGAGGCGCAGCAGGCGAAGGAACTGGTCGACCAGGCCATCGCCGAGCGTACGCTGCTGGTCGAGCGCGCAGAGGCGATCGCCGCGCGTGATCTCAGCAAGGTGCAGTGGAAGCAGGTCACCGCCGAGCTCGGCGAGCTGTTCGACGCCTGGCAGGCCCAGCAGCAGAACGGCCCGCGTCTGTCGAAGGGCATCTCGCAGCAGCTCTGGAAGCGCTTCCGCGATGCACGCGCCGTGGTCGACAAGCACCGCCGAGCCTTCTACTCCGAGCTCGACGACACGCACAAGTCCGCCCGAGACGCCAAGACGCGTCTCGTGGAGCGGGCAGAGGCACTCGCACCGCGCGGCACCGACGGTATCCCCGCATACCGCAACCTTCTCGACGAATGGAAGGCTGCGGGGCGCGCGGGTCGCAAGGCCGACGACGCGCTGTGGGCACGGTTCAAGGCTGCAGGCGACGCCCTCTACGCCGCACGCGCCGAACAGTCCGCCGCGGAGGAAGCCGAATCGGCTCCCAAGATCGAGGCACGCCAGGCACTTCTCGAAGAGGCCAAGGCCGTCGCCGACGAGCCCAACATCAAGCGTGCGCGCTCGCTGCTGACCAACATCCAGCGGCAGTGGGACGAGCAGGGCCGTATCTTCCCGCGTGAGAAGGAGCGTGCCCTCGACGATCGTCTCCGCGTCATCGAGAACGCGCTGAAGGCGCGCGAAGAGGTCGACTGGAAGAAGAACAACCCCGAGACCAAGGCTCGTGCGAACGACATGAGCTCGCAACTGCTCGAGGCCATCGAGAAGCTCGAGGCCGAGCTCGCCGCCGCCGAGAAGGCCGGCGACAAGAAGGCGGCGAAGACCGCAGCGGATGCTCTCGAGGCACGTCGCACCTGGCTCAACGCCCTCGGCGGCTGA
- a CDS encoding winged helix-turn-helix domain-containing protein: protein MSATALVGCSVVVAADHRSVDVAAVLERQGAAVRSAPPGQAGVQKAAVQAGAGEVDAVLFASADGAASWVAVAATTGALEDIRRRAATGRLLLAASSPIVAGPLRAEKLHNVVAESGAGGSLARCVVAHFGGEGAPSLRTDAGRLEVRSGGALIDGGFVPLSRTSASLLETLFMARGRVLSRVEIARALPGPSRNGHAVEAAVARLRESLAGADLVQTVVKRGYRLAVTGV from the coding sequence GTGAGCGCGACGGCATTGGTCGGCTGTTCCGTGGTCGTCGCAGCCGATCATCGATCGGTCGACGTCGCCGCGGTCCTGGAGCGACAGGGAGCCGCCGTGCGCAGCGCTCCACCGGGCCAGGCAGGTGTGCAAAAAGCAGCGGTTCAGGCAGGTGCCGGCGAAGTCGACGCCGTGCTCTTCGCATCGGCGGACGGCGCAGCGTCCTGGGTCGCTGTCGCCGCGACGACGGGTGCGCTCGAGGATATTCGGCGTCGGGCGGCGACGGGGAGGCTGCTCCTCGCCGCGTCGAGCCCGATCGTGGCCGGGCCGCTTCGCGCGGAAAAACTGCACAATGTGGTCGCCGAGAGCGGAGCAGGAGGATCGCTCGCTCGATGCGTGGTCGCGCACTTCGGTGGCGAGGGGGCGCCGTCGCTGCGTACGGATGCCGGCCGGCTCGAGGTGCGCAGCGGAGGCGCACTGATCGACGGGGGGTTCGTGCCGCTGTCACGGACCTCGGCCTCATTGTTGGAGACCCTCTTCATGGCGAGAGGGCGGGTACTGTCCAGGGTCGAGATCGCTCGTGCACTGCCTGGCCCGTCGCGCAACGGCCACGCGGTGGAAGCGGCCGTCGCTCGTCTTCGCGAGTCGCTCGCCGGCGCGGACCTGGTTCAGACCGTCGTGAAGCGTGGGTACCGTCTCGCTGTCACCGGCGTGTGA
- a CDS encoding replication-associated recombination protein A, which translates to MTSPAALLSGQTPLAVRMRPISLAEVAGQKHLLRSGSPIVALADPDSASPGAVSIILWGPPGTGKTTLAQAIARSSGRRFVELSAITAGVKDVREVMQEAITQRDLYGQTTILFLDEIHRFTKAQQDALLPGVENGWVILIAATTENPSFSVISPLLSRSLLLTLQPLTDDDIGLLVDRAVTDARGLNGAVTLSDEARSSLIRLASGDARRALTGLDAGAAVALSHASASDKEKDAEATPETPEVSADDVAQAVDKALLRYDRQGDEHYDVISAFIKSIRGSDPDAALHYLARMIEAGEDPRFIARRLVISASEDVGLADPQALTIAVAAADAVAFIGMPEGRIPLAEATVYLATTAKSNAAYVGIDAAIADIRKGGFGRVPLHLRDAHYPGAKRLGHGRGYVYPHDAEYGIVPQQYLPDELDGRRYYEPKALGSERDISARLERIRRILGDR; encoded by the coding sequence ATGACGTCTCCTGCCGCGCTGCTCTCCGGGCAGACGCCCCTCGCCGTGCGCATGCGCCCGATCTCGCTCGCCGAGGTGGCCGGACAGAAGCACCTCCTGCGATCCGGTTCTCCGATCGTGGCGCTCGCAGATCCAGATTCCGCGTCCCCTGGTGCGGTGTCGATCATCCTGTGGGGACCTCCCGGTACCGGCAAGACGACGTTGGCTCAAGCGATCGCCCGTTCGTCCGGTCGCCGGTTCGTCGAGCTCTCGGCGATCACCGCCGGCGTCAAGGACGTGCGCGAGGTCATGCAGGAGGCGATCACGCAGCGCGATCTGTACGGGCAGACGACGATCCTCTTCCTCGATGAGATCCATCGCTTCACGAAGGCGCAGCAGGATGCCCTGCTTCCCGGTGTGGAGAACGGCTGGGTGATCCTGATCGCGGCGACCACCGAGAACCCGTCGTTCTCGGTCATCTCTCCGCTGCTGTCGCGTTCTCTTCTCCTCACGCTGCAGCCGCTCACCGATGACGACATCGGACTGCTGGTGGATCGTGCCGTGACCGACGCGCGCGGTCTCAACGGCGCTGTCACCCTCAGCGATGAGGCGCGCTCGTCGTTGATCCGTCTCGCCTCCGGCGATGCGCGCCGCGCGCTGACGGGACTCGACGCCGGTGCGGCTGTCGCGCTCTCGCACGCCTCCGCGTCTGACAAAGAGAAGGATGCGGAGGCGACGCCTGAGACGCCAGAGGTCTCCGCCGACGACGTCGCCCAGGCCGTCGACAAGGCACTGCTCCGATACGACCGTCAGGGTGATGAGCACTACGACGTCATCAGTGCGTTCATCAAGTCGATCCGCGGCTCCGACCCCGATGCGGCGCTGCACTATCTCGCCCGCATGATCGAGGCGGGGGAGGACCCGCGCTTCATCGCACGCCGTCTGGTCATCTCCGCCTCGGAAGACGTGGGGCTCGCCGACCCCCAGGCCCTCACGATCGCGGTGGCGGCGGCCGACGCCGTTGCGTTCATCGGTATGCCCGAGGGGCGGATACCGCTGGCCGAGGCTACCGTGTACCTGGCGACCACGGCGAAGTCGAACGCCGCGTACGTGGGCATCGATGCGGCGATCGCCGACATCCGCAAGGGCGGCTTCGGTCGTGTGCCTCTGCATCTGCGCGACGCGCACTACCCGGGTGCCAAGCGACTCGGGCACGGCCGCGGCTACGTCTATCCGCATGACGCGGAGTACGGCATCGTGCCGCAGCAGTACCTCCCGGATGAGCTCGACGGTCGGCGCTACTACGAGCCGAAGGCGCTCGGTTCTGAACGCGACATCTCCGCCCGCCTGGAGCGGATCCGCCGCATCCTCGGCGATCGCTGA
- a CDS encoding RelA/SpoT family protein, whose translation MADTQSSSQGSSLRRLVPRIFSRASRVNDLDNLIRTVRANHPRGDFSVIERAYAVAKEKHTGQQRQSGEPYITHPLAVAQILAEMGLGPRAIAAALLHDTVEDTGYALTDLTAEFGDEVAMLVDGVTKLDKVKYGESAQAETVRKMIVAMSKDIRVLLIKLADRLHNARTWGFVPPEKAAKKAKETLEIYAPLANRLGIQAIKSELEDLSFAVLHPKIYNEIHSLIAQRTPQREKYLTQVVEEIDEDLRDLRIRGKVVGRPKQLYSVYQKMVIRGREFDDIYDLIGIRVLVASVRDCYAVLGAIHARWTPLPGRFKDYIATPKFNLYQSLHTTVIGPAGRTVEIQIRTHEMHQQAEYGVAAHWMYKERMNGGGKTELRASDNDMAWLAHISDWQAETADPGEFLDSLRFEIGAKEVYVFTPKGRVIGLPAGATPVDFAYAVHTEIGHRTMGAKVNGRLVPLESQLKSGDVVEVFTSKNPDAGPSQDWLGFVASTRARNKIRGWFTKERREEAIEQGKEAIARAMRRQNLPLQKLMSQDSFAEVAQQLRYEDVSALYAAVGEGHVSTQSVLEKVTALITANDPQTGAIDLPGSMPTREPRAGDSGVLVRGASDILVKLAKCCTPVPGDAIVGFVTRGSGVSVHRADCVNVKALSAEQDRFVEVSWAPTTKSVFRVQIQVEALDRSGLLSDVTRVLSEHHVNILSATVNTNDERLALSRFVFEMGDAVHLDRVLNAVRRIDAVYDVYRVTTS comes from the coding sequence ATGGCGGATACGCAGTCGTCTTCGCAGGGATCCAGCCTGCGACGTCTGGTTCCCCGCATCTTCTCGCGCGCGTCCAGGGTCAACGACCTCGACAATCTGATCCGGACGGTCCGCGCCAATCACCCGCGCGGCGACTTCTCGGTCATCGAGCGTGCTTACGCCGTCGCCAAGGAGAAGCACACCGGACAGCAGCGTCAGAGCGGCGAGCCGTACATCACGCATCCGCTCGCGGTGGCGCAGATCCTCGCCGAGATGGGTCTCGGACCCCGAGCGATCGCCGCCGCACTGCTGCATGACACGGTCGAGGACACGGGGTACGCCCTCACCGATCTGACGGCAGAGTTCGGCGACGAGGTCGCGATGCTGGTCGACGGCGTCACGAAGCTCGACAAGGTCAAGTACGGCGAGAGCGCGCAGGCAGAGACCGTCCGCAAGATGATCGTCGCGATGTCCAAGGACATCCGCGTGCTCCTCATCAAGCTCGCCGACCGGCTGCACAACGCGCGCACGTGGGGCTTCGTGCCTCCGGAGAAGGCCGCGAAGAAGGCCAAGGAGACGCTCGAGATCTATGCGCCGCTGGCGAATCGACTCGGTATCCAGGCGATCAAGTCCGAACTCGAGGACCTCTCCTTCGCGGTACTCCACCCGAAGATCTACAACGAGATCCACAGCCTGATCGCCCAGCGCACCCCGCAGCGCGAGAAGTACCTGACCCAGGTCGTCGAGGAGATCGACGAGGACCTCCGCGATCTCCGCATCCGCGGCAAGGTCGTCGGGCGCCCGAAGCAGCTGTACTCGGTGTACCAGAAGATGGTCATCAGAGGCCGTGAGTTCGACGACATCTACGACCTCATCGGCATCCGCGTGCTGGTCGCATCCGTTCGTGACTGCTACGCGGTGCTCGGCGCCATCCACGCGCGCTGGACCCCGCTGCCGGGCCGGTTCAAGGACTACATCGCCACCCCGAAGTTCAACCTGTACCAGTCACTCCACACCACGGTCATCGGACCGGCGGGGCGCACGGTCGAGATCCAGATCCGCACGCATGAGATGCACCAGCAGGCGGAGTACGGTGTCGCCGCGCACTGGATGTACAAGGAGCGGATGAACGGCGGCGGCAAGACGGAGCTGCGCGCGTCCGACAACGACATGGCGTGGCTGGCGCACATCTCCGACTGGCAGGCCGAGACGGCTGATCCAGGTGAGTTCCTGGATTCCCTCCGTTTCGAGATCGGTGCGAAAGAGGTCTACGTCTTCACCCCTAAGGGGCGTGTGATCGGTCTTCCCGCTGGTGCGACTCCCGTCGACTTCGCCTACGCGGTGCACACCGAGATCGGCCACCGCACGATGGGTGCGAAGGTCAACGGACGTCTCGTGCCCTTGGAGTCGCAGCTGAAGAGCGGCGACGTGGTCGAGGTCTTCACCTCGAAGAACCCTGATGCCGGACCGAGCCAGGACTGGCTCGGGTTCGTCGCCAGCACCCGCGCGCGCAACAAGATCCGCGGATGGTTCACCAAGGAGCGTCGCGAAGAGGCCATCGAGCAGGGCAAGGAAGCCATCGCCCGCGCGATGCGGCGCCAGAACCTGCCGCTGCAGAAGCTGATGAGCCAGGACTCGTTCGCCGAGGTCGCGCAGCAGCTCCGCTACGAGGATGTCTCCGCGCTCTACGCGGCAGTCGGCGAGGGACACGTCTCCACGCAGTCCGTGCTGGAGAAGGTCACCGCGCTGATCACGGCGAACGACCCGCAGACCGGCGCCATCGACCTGCCAGGCAGCATGCCGACGAGGGAGCCACGCGCCGGTGACTCGGGTGTGCTGGTGCGCGGCGCCTCCGACATCCTCGTGAAACTCGCGAAGTGCTGCACGCCGGTTCCCGGCGACGCGATCGTCGGGTTCGTGACACGGGGGAGCGGCGTCTCGGTGCATCGCGCCGACTGCGTCAACGTCAAGGCTCTCAGCGCCGAGCAGGACCGCTTCGTCGAAGTGTCGTGGGCGCCCACGACCAAGAGTGTGTTCCGGGTGCAGATCCAGGTCGAGGCGCTGGACCGCTCGGGTCTGCTGTCGGATGTCACGCGGGTGCTGAGCGAGCATCACGTCAACATCCTCTCGGCGACGGTCAACACGAACGATGAGCGTCTGGCGCTCAGTCGCTTCGTCTTCGAGATGGGCGATGCGGTGCACCTGGATCGCGTGCTCAACGCGGTGCGCCGTATCGACGCGGTCTACGACGTGTACCGCGTCACCACGTCCTGA